In Equus przewalskii isolate Varuska chromosome 31, EquPr2, whole genome shotgun sequence, the sequence GAAGTCTCATTATTCAGGGTTCATTTGTTTCGCTGCAAGTGCGGTCGAACTTACTTTCTACGTTCTTTGTGCTTTGAGCTTTCCGTGTATCCCTCACGCCGCTGTCCAACAGGTGGTACCCGGACAGGTGAGGCTGAGCGCTCCTCGCCCCGAGGCCAGGGCCCGGGTGGAGCGGTCGCAATCCCGGGCCCCACGGCCAGGGGGCGCTGCGACCCCGAGTCTCCCGCCCCGTCCGGGctggggcgggcggcgggggtgAAGGCGCAGGCGGGGAGCAAAGGTTGGAGTCTTCGCGCACCGACCTTCGGCGGAGGGGCCGCAGCATCATGGCGGTGGGAGCCAGGCTCCGAAGCAAGGCGGCGAGCGGCCTCCCGCTCCGCGGGCCCCGGGGGCGAGGGCGGACGGAGGGGGACGAGGAGGTGGTCGCCATCCTGGAGCACCTGGAGTGCGGGGACGAGGCGGCGGAGAGCGAGGCGAGCGCGCGGCGCCCGGGGGCCCGGAGCGCGCGGCGGGTGCACCTGGCCGTGCTCCCCGAGCGCTACGAGCCGCTGGAGGAGCCGGCGCCCGGCGAGAAGCCCAAGAGGAGGTACCGGCAGAAGCTGAAGAAGTACGGCAAGGTAGGGCCCCGCGCCTCCCGCTGCCCCCGGGGGTCGGGGTGTGCGGGGCGCCCGGCCCGGGCTTCCTGACTGATCGGCCGGGGGGCGCTGGAGTCGGTGCCCTCCGTCTGACCGCGCTCAGCCTCTCCAGGCCTCCCCTGCGCCCTCCTCggcctcccactcccaccccctcgCCAGCATCCCCTACTAGAGCCCCCAAAACTGTTCGTCTGTGACCTGGGAAGTGAGCAAAAAGTTGCAAGTAAAGGAGGGAAATTAAGTGAGAGATTTCTCTGGGCGCCGCTCCACCCGCTACCCCGCTTCTGGCGGCTTAATGACATTCCCAAGGAGCGCTTATCCTAGTTGGGTCTTCTCACTCCCTTGTATAGTTGGTAGACGGAAAtctatccctgttttacagatgggaataCTGAGGCCTGGGCGTGGTTAGGTGACTTGTAGAAGGTGACCGACCCAGTTGGAGAGTGGGGAGCAGCCCAGTTTGTCGGCTTTCCAGCAACACCCTCTCCGGGATATCCCACTGGCTGAGAATTGTTTGGGTTAGTCCCTCAAATATTCCCGAGGTTATTTCCGGGGCCTGAGAGCTCAGCAAATACATAAATATGCTCTTGTTGAATCtactcttctcttctcctggtcGGCTATCTTTGTACTCCCCTCCCTGCAACCATTAACATTTGCCTTTGCCGGGAGGAaacagagggggagagagagagagaatgtgaataTGAGTATGGGATAAAATGACAGTTTCATGCTCAGAGATCAAAGCCCAAAGGCAGTTCCCAGGTCTGCTCCCTGGGGCTGGACAAGGCCAGCCAGAAAAAAATCACGTAACTCATAGTGTCCTGGCCAAAGGCCAAAGGCCAAAGGCCATATGGGATTTATTGTCCAGCTGTATCTTCCAGTGGCCTCTTGTCATACCTGAAACCATCCAGTCTCCATACCTGGAAGCTTAGGTTTATCATCGTCTTTAAAGGTGTGTCAGCAGCTTAGGCAGCAGTATACAAGCAGTGGTCAAATAGATGAATAAAAGCTGTAAAGTTGGAACTTTCAGACTTAGGGTCGTGCTCAGACCGTCCTCCTTCTTTGTGGTCCCAACTGAACGCAAAGAAGCCACATTTGCCTCTCAGCCAGTGAACTGATAATGTGGACATCTCAGCTCAGAGGCTGGCACTTGATGATGTTTTTTGGGTGCTCACTGGGTGCCCGGCATTGTGCTAAGCCCCAGAGATACAAAAACGGATATGATGCAGTCCTGCCCCAGAGAAGTCTGCAGCCTCCCAGGGAGACGCTGGCATTGCTGGGGCACCACCATGGAGCTGCAGGGTGCAGAGCCGGGCAGTTAATCCTGAGGGATAAGGCTGTAAAGTCAGGGAAGTTTCAGACCAGTGGTGACATGAAAACTGGGCACAGAGGATGAGCGAAGGTTTCACAGGTTAATGGTGGggtactacttcacacccactaggatagctgtattcacacacaaaaaaagaaagaaaagcaaagaaaatggcaagtgttggcaaagatgtggagcaattggGATTCTTGTGAACTGCTGGTAGAAATatgaaatggtgcagctgctgtgcaagacaatttggcagttcctcaaaaaacgtaaacatagaattaccatatgttccagcaattccgctcctagATACTGTCCTCCGGCAAAAACAGagaccagtttaagaggcaaagcatttattggGATCAAAAAACTGCAATTCGGGGAGCACAGATTagggtagaaacccaaatagtattccgattacaggagaggggctgagggtttttatgggaaaaagggaggaagatgaggtgagttgtattaaggaagagttcattggtgctggaTGAGGTGAGGCTAGGTTTGTGCTTCACAGATGGGCTTGAGATGCGGTCATCAGGCCAAAGGCTAGACTCGGACTTCATTGATGGGGCAGTGATTTgatcatcagcaaagtccagtttcaTCAGCTCTTACAAACAGGAtcttcttgtccttactgacttcttggaatgttggcagtCTGGTCcggtttggaagataaagaaaacaaaacatgcaaggcaattcctctgaaatggctgctccagctctctTTTAATATGACTCGTGTCATCTTTTGTGgacatacccaaaagaattgaaaatagatactcaaacaaatatatatatgcacacacatattcaaAGCAGTATTATTTGCAATAGCTAAGTGGTGGAAAAAACACGAATGTCCGTCAactgataaataaacaaacaaagtgTGGTGCATACATGCAGTGGAATATTTTTTGTTGATGGTGCCGttaagtcaattctgactcctacgGACCCCATATCCAGCAGAGCAGCACCCTGCCccatctttttgtgccatcctctcactttctggtgctgtatcagacgtgcttcactgctattcatagggttttcatgaccgatttttttggaagtgggtggccaggcccttcttcctagGCTATCTAGTTGGGAAgctttgctgaaacctgtccaccatgggtgatcctgctggtatttgaaatctcaGTGGCAGAACTTTCAGTGTctcagcaacacgcagctgcgacagtatgacaaccgacagatgggtggtggtgttcctgactgggaaacaaactccAGCTGTGCTGAGAGCactggatcttaaccactagaccaccaggctggctacagtggaatattattcagccataaaaaggaagtaagtacatgctacaagatggatgaacctctGAAACACTATactagtgaaagaagccagacgcactAGGGCATCTTTTGTACGTATGAGTCCATTTacagaaaatatccagaataggtaaatccaggGAGACAGAATGCAGGTTGTTGGTTGCCAAGGACTGGGGGTAAGGAGGAGTGGAGAGCAACTGCTGAATGAGTATGGCTTTTCCTTtgggggtgatgagaatgttttgGAAGCAGATTgaagtggtggttgcacaacgttGTGAGTGTGCTCGACACCACTGAACCGGGCATTTGAAAATGGTTAATtgttatgttatgtgaatttcactttttaattttaaaaaagagaaaaaaattcactggatagaGAAGGTCTGGCATCCAGAGTGCAGCTTCAGCTTCCACCTTCTCGGAGGCAACCGAGGGGGTGACCGGTTAGGCACCCATGTGGAAGAGGAAAACAGCCGGGCCCTCTTTGCTGAAAATCCATTCGAACAGCCACGGCTCAGCTAGAAACGCGGAAAGGTGATTAATTCCTGCTTTAGTGGCCAGGTGAAATTTTACCATACTTGGGTCCAGTGGAATAAGGAGTGGTCCACAAAGGGCTCCACATTATTAACAATCGTTTTTCCTTCCAGGAGGGGTGATTAAAGTTCCTATTCTTCTGTTAACtgctcaaatcctttgcccacaTCCCTTCCTGCTTCTATTTAAAGAAAGGTCCTTGGCCTTTGTGAAATGTGGAAGGGTAGGCTTCCCTTCCCCGTGGCCCATGGCCCCAAGCAGGGCTCGACCCCAGTGCTGAGCAGTCCGGCTCTCCTGGAGGTCTGGGCTCCCTAGGCTGTGTGCCTGGGACTCCGGTTCCCAGCCGATTTTTAAGGAATGATACTGGTGTTCATACGGTGtgttaattgtttttaaagtgcCATTTTCCGGgtccgggggaggggaggggacatgtGTTTGCTGTGCTCTTACAGGGTGCGGAGCGCTCTGCCCCACATTTCACAAGCGTCATctctgaatcctgccaacaaccttGGAAAGCTGTGGATCCCCATTTCGCAGTGGAGGAAACTGGCGTGTGAGGAAGTTTAGCCACTGTTCAAGGCCGCTcgagctgggggcggggccgcaCCTGGCTCCGGCTTGTGCACAAGCAGTTGGGGTGAGGGGATGAAACCCAAAGCTTAGCTTAAAGTAACAGGTCCCCTTTCCCAGGCATCTCTGAGAGCCACAGGGGAGGTGTAGATAAGGAAAGTAATTAACTTGTGTTAAGTGGGCAGCTAGAAGAGGGTTGGGGAAGGAAACTATAGGGTATTGCAGTAACCTTGAGctcaagagggagaaaaatgtccCCACGTTCCAAGTAGGTGGTTAGGTCAAGGGCACTGGTGGTGTGTTATAATCCCTCGGGCTGTGcttgcctctctctgcctcagtttcctcagctgtaacatGGGATTACTGGTAGGGTGTGGTAAGGAGTATGTGAGTTAATGGGTGTTGAGATCTTAGCACGTGGCCTGTGACAAAGCTTCTGTAACTGTTGGCTGTTATCTAAGAGCTGGAGGAGAGGCCCAATGGCTGTTTCTTCCTGATTAGCTTTTAATGAGCTCTAACTCAgaaagaaatcagcttttataACCTCCCGCCCGCCTCGGCTTTGTGCCTGGGACCTGACCAAAGGTCACCGCTGAAGGCCTGATCTTTCTATCAGGAGAAAGTAACCTTTATTGAGAGCTGGTTTCCTTTGTGAaactggagggggcaggggatCTCTGACATCAGAGGGTTTGTTGAATACCCAGGACCCCCTAGAATGCCTCTCTCCCTGTGCTAGTTTCCTATGATGGCTGTAACAGATGACCACAGACAGAGTGGTTCAaggcaacacaaatttattctcctacagctctggaggccagcagtccaaaatcagtctcactgagctaaagtcggcaggctggttccttctggggtTCCACGGAAGAAtccatctctctgctctttccagcTTCAAAGAggtccccttcctccaccttcacaGCCAGTAGCATAGCATCTGCTTGTCgctttctctctgcccctctgctTCTGTTACTACATCACCTTCTCTCTAATTCTTCCTGCATCCCTCTTAAAAGGACCTTTGTCCTTATTTGGAGCCTTATAAAGATATATGAATCCTTAtaattgggcccacctggataatccatgatactctccccatctcaagatccttaattgaATCTCATTTGCAAAGTTCCTTTTACCATATAAGgtcacatattcacagattctggagGTTAAGACCTGGGCAtcttggggggccattattcaacCTACCACGCTTTCCCGTGTTCCCACATTGCCCTCCGCCCCTCTGCAAGATTATTTGGGTCGAAAGCTCTACTAAGATCAAGGAATTCAAACTCTGCTCCCTGGAAGGATGCTGAAATGATCATTGAAAgatatttacatttcctttcaTCACCTTTCTCAAATCTGTGTTTTGACAGTATTCCAGCTAATGAGCTATTTTTGTAGCTTTTTTCTAAATTGCAAAGATGAAGTGACaagcagtttttttaaaaactgcagctGAGGAAAATGGATGCACAAACACCCCAAATGTCAAGTGTAATGCAGGTCATCCATGGTTCTGATGGCATTGCTTATAAAGGATGCTCTTGACTGTTGTACTTGCTCCCAGAGaacagttttgttgttgttgttatttcaaaCAGATAAGAAAAATTCTCCCACTGAATCTTATTATGCATTTATAGAGATGAATCTCTTAGCAACATCACTCCgccatacacacacgcacacgcatgcACCCTAATGTCTCATTGAGAAGTTGAAAGGGCAGAGTCCTGGGAATCAGTGTCTAGAGAAGCCATTGATGCTCCTGGCTCTCCCAGAGCTCCTCCTTTAGTCCGAGAGCCACCAAAGGAAGCCCCAGGCCCTTTCTGGGTACTAGGGCTACAGTGATAAGCACTAGAATGTTCCCACCCTCATTCTGTTATCGTGAGGATGATGAAAGCTGAAGCCAGGACTAATAGGAAAGTATACTCTTAAGAAACTTTCCTGAACAGATAACAGAATATCTTTGATTTATGTATTAGCACCACCCACCTAAACTACTATGTAATATAAGGAGGCAAATGTTGTTTTACAGTAAGAATAGCTGACGTTTGGGGCCACGTGTACTACCTGGAGTTTacgccaggctctgttctaagtgcCTTCCTTGTATGAACccatttaatcctcgcaacaacTCAATGAGGTGGTTActaaatattcccattttataggtgaggaaactgagcccaagGAAAGTTAAATAAGTGATTGAGCTGGAATTTAAGCCCAGGAGGCAAGCAGTTGGCTACAAGGTTACACGGGGCCTTCATTAAAGAAGGGAAGTATAATGTGGGGCTTAAGGACGGGGTCCCTGAGATGAGATTTCTTTGGGATTGGACTTCAGCTCTGCCTTTTACCAGCTGTATGATCCTGGATAGATGTAGCTCCTTCATGCTTTCTTCTTGTTGAAGCCTGATAGCCAAAGGCCACGAGGAACATACTGGCAGCCAATCCAAGTTAGGTTTACAGtaatgcaccacataatgatgtttcagtcaaggaCGGACTGcacatacaatggtggtcccataagattagtaccatacagcctaggtgtgtagtaggctacaccatctaggtttgtataggtacattctatgatgttcgcacaatgacaaaatcgcctaacacgtttctcagaacgtctccctgtcgttaagcaatgcatgactgtatctgCTTAGTGCAACAAGGGAGGGTGTATGCCAGAGAAATCACAAGGTCTCAAAAAGTGGAGACCTCAAGTAGAGAGTGGAATATTTGAGTCTGAGCcaaagatataaatttaaaagttatccACATCCGGGAGGTACTTAAAATCATTGGAAATGGATGAGACCATTTAAGGAGAGATTATactcaaataaagaaataaaaaatagagaagaggacCCAGGACTGAGTAGTGCAGAACTCCATCAGTTTACAGTTTGGTAGAAGGGATAATCCAATAAAGAAAGCTGAGGAGGGGCTGTCTGTGAGGTAGGGGATACCAAGAAAATATGGAGCCAAAGAGGCCAAATGATTGTTTCATGAAGTATGTCAAAAGCTGCTGAGaagccagggaagggaggagagaaaagcgTCCATTGGATCAGGCAACATGGCAGTTGCAGATGGCCAGGACCAAGCAGTCTTGGATGGGTGACGCTAGGAGCCAGAGTAAGAGGGAACAAGAatggaggaagtggaggcagtATGTGGGGATGGCTCTTCCCATTGGTTTAGCATATGGAGAGCAGAGACCCCGGGTGGGACGTAGAGAAGGATGTGGACTCAAGGTGATATCTGAGCATTTGTGTAAGCTAATGGGAGTGATCCaatggggaagaggagaatgaTGATGCAGGAGCAGGGGAAGCCAAGGTCAAACCGAGAGAGGGTACCAACAGCAAGTGTCAAGTGAATGGCCTTGGGGGAAGAGGGCAATTTTTTCTGCTGGAACAAAGTGGGAGAAGCCAGGGCAGGTATGGGTTTGTAGACAGTGCCAGGAAGATGAATGGGTTCCCCAGTGACTTCTGCTCTTTTCAGTGAAAGATGAAGTGGGATCATCTAGCGAAGGTATGGAGactatgtgtctgtgtgtgttgagGGTGGGGAGGCTTGCGGAGAAAGGAAAAGTAGTATCTGGGAGAGAGGGGAACTCAGCCTACTAGACAGACAGAGTAGGTTTGAAAGGCAGTGTTGGAAGTCAAAGTGAAGTTTGTGACTGTGATCAGGGATTTTAAGTGAAACTAGGAATTTCAAGTGTTTATTGGGTAGAAAAGTCAGAGGGCCGAGAGACAAGATTCAGGTCATCTACATGGATATCACTGTCATCAAGAATGATGACAGAAGTTGagagtggagaagagaaagacttgGGGGCAACAGCACAATCAGTGTTAGTCGTGGTGGTGATCTTAATTTTTCTGTTGCAATTCCATCTGAATCCCTTGGACACCCCTGTCTAGCAGCAGGCCTtacagaaaaggaggagaaggagtggATACCAAGAAAACATGGCCCAGTCCTTACCCTCCAGGAGTTTATAAGTGTAATGGAAACCCAAGACTTCTGTGGATCACAGCAATCAGAGAATGTTACCGAGCTCAAACACAGGTTCTTGTACCTGTAGCACAGTAGGGCCAATAACTGAAACATCAGGCTTGTGGCAAGGACAGAGGGTTTATTATTATCGAAAagcagccagatgaggagatgagAGTTAGAACTCAGCTCCACCCCATCgaagggaaaaaggtaggggtttttatcGGGGCTTTTAGGTAGGGGACGGGGAGCATACGGTCTTGCTCGTTGGTGCCTTCCTGctagcctgcatttggccttgaggagtgaatttctttttccttgacgGTCTGGATTTTTCTGGTTAGTTGTTATCTTCAGCCTGcctttggccttgtgaggctgaatcttgacatctggaccttgacttcctgggaaagacagctcgCTCATATCCTAAGAAGGGGCAGAAAGACCTGGGTAGTTTTGAACAAGAGTTGATTATGTTAAATGTGCACAGCTGTCATTAGCAAAGCTTATCTCCAAGTTTTTCCCCTAGGGGAAATTTTATAACTCGTTAGCTCTCGGTTTCAGGAATAGTAGcacactttaaagaaaatgtgggcGTTGGACAGGAATATGccctggtgggagggggaggacaGGATGGGCTCTCAGATAAGGAGAATGAAGCAGAACTTGACCCAGCCTTTGGATGATCCAGTAACTTCGTTGGAACAGAGAAGAGAGTGGGCTTtggtttaaaaactaaaacaaaagttGTTTGGTTTTTAGAACTAGCAGCCTCATTGCTGTTTCCAGGAGGATGTCTGAATCATGTGGAAATACGCAGTGCTTGAAAGCACTTTGCAGGATGACAAAGTCTCTTCTGAGCCCCCACATGTTCttatgttgggggtggggacggGATGCCAGAGATGTGGAAAGGTGGTAACTGGCTCATTGGTCCTGGGAAAAGGAGGCAAAGTGATTAAGTATGTCACCATGGTGCCTGAGGGGTGACAATGTGGCCTAAACTAACCCcgtgcttttctcttctcttccaaaaaatagaatgTGGGGAAAGTCATCACCAAAGGCTGCCGCTACGTCGTCATCGGCCTGCAGGGATTCGCGGCGGCCTACTCCGCCCCATTCGGAGTAGCCACCAGCGTGGTGGCGTTGGTCCGCTAATGGGAGCTGCTGGGGCAGACGCCACAAGAGTGGATGGAAGCCACTGCCCCGAGAACAGTGCAAATCCAGGAGCATTTCAGATTTGAACCCTCAAAATACtcggaagaaaaaaatgtctgtgttGAATTGGATGAGTGTTATGAATGAGCCATCCCCGCCCACCTGGTCACGTCTCTTGGACACGGATGGCTCCAGTGGACAATCCCGCAGAGCTTAGAGCTGGTTTGCTGACACCGGAGCCTTCATGTGAAGGTGGCAGCGGGCTGGCGTGGAGGCAAACACTTGACAGATATGAGCACTCTGGGTGGGAGGCAGAGTGGTGATTATGAGGGATAAGAAAGGGTTTTGACCTGGAGTGAGATGGTTATATTGTATGTCATATTCTCTTGGAAAGGTCGCAGGCTGACAGCCCTTGGCTGCCTCGGTTCTGAGGGCAGGAAAGGAGCTGTTTGTGTCTGCAGTTCTGCCCCCtatctccttcctccaccccttTGTCACCAGGAGTTTAATTACAGGcttgagaagaaggaaggaagaaaaatctctttgaagGCTATGATGCTTTGaaaactgtgttgatggtgtgtcaTGACTGTTCAAAGTAGATAAAAGCTTGTCACTTTTGCCCTTCTCTGCCACGAACGTGCAGTTGGCCAGGAG encodes:
- the C31H1orf115 gene encoding required for drug-induced death protein 1; its protein translation is MAVGARLRSKAASGLPLRGPRGRGRTEGDEEVVAILEHLECGDEAAESEASARRPGARSARRVHLAVLPERYEPLEEPAPGEKPKRRYRQKLKKYGKNVGKVITKGCRYVVIGLQGFAAAYSAPFGVATSVVALVR